The following proteins are encoded in a genomic region of Arachis ipaensis cultivar K30076 chromosome B02, Araip1.1, whole genome shotgun sequence:
- the LOC107627399 gene encoding uncharacterized protein LOC107627399, whose product MADAPPPSLSELMRMVADLQQANQRMANENQIMSAQIAEINHAQIEHNDTRRQQPEYEEHQSQPSHVSETVRAEEPQLEDGKEEVDDLVGPFTEEVMNFELPKRFTLPLTLTPYDGLGDPRKFLKKFRSIMIVNGASDTVLCRCFPNYLDGPALDWLCALPAGSISHFQQLAKLFKEHFAGSAIYLHDSDYLNTIKQGPNESLKDYMTRFTKVVISIPDLHPEVHLHAIKSRLRPGKFQETIAVAKPKTLAEFHEKAKGQIDIEELRQARRTDKSHFREDKKSSGSKKNLKLTPRFDSYTQFKTKREDIIKEILNSKLIKPPRKAGTYQDAKNIDKSKYCAFHQKHGHNTDDCVVAKDLLERLARQGHLNKYIGGHIQKRAPFHNKRFPRTTKPRKR is encoded by the coding sequence ATGGCTGACGCACCACCTCCTTCACTGTCCGAACTCATGCGAATGGTGGCTGATCTACAACAAGCCAATCAACGAATGGCCAACGAGAATCAAATAATGTCTGCCCAAATCGCTGAAATAAATCACGCTCAGATTGAGCACAACGATACTCGCCGCCAGCAACCAGAATATGAGGAACATCAATCCCAACCCTCTCATGTGTCGGAGACTGTCCGAGCCGAAGAACCTCAACTTGAAGATGGAAAGGAAGAGGTCGACGACCTTGTAGGACCTTTCACAGAGGAAGTAATGAACTTTGAATTACCAAAGAGGTTCACTTTGCCGCTGACCCTCACACCTTATGATGGACTCGGAGACCCAAGGAAGTTTCTTAAGAAGTTCCGATCAATAATGATCGTCAATGGTGCATCAGATACagttttatgtcgttgttttccGAATTATTTAGACGgccctgcacttgattggttgtgTGCTTTGCCTGCAGGTTCCATTTCTCATTTTCAACAGCTGGCGAAGTTATTCAAAGAACATTTTGCCGGGTCCGCAATTTATTTGCACGACTCCGATTACTTGAATACTATCAAGCAAGGACCGAATGAAAGCTTGAAGGACTACATGACCCGCTTCACCAAGGTCGTGATCAGTATACCTGACCTCCACCCCGAGGTCCACCTACACGCAATCAAAAGCAGACTTCGACCTGGAAAGTTCCAGGAAACAATCGCAGTAGCCAAGCCAAAGACTCTTGCAGAATTTCACGAGAAAGCAAAAGGACAAATTGATATTGAAGAGCTCAGACAAGCTCGGAGAACTGACAAGTCACACTTCCGAGAAGACAAAAAGAGCTCGGGTAGTAAGAAAAATCTTAAACTAACGCCTCGATTTGATTCTTATACGCAGTTCAAAACCAAGAGAGAAGACATAATCAAAGAGATCTTGAACTCAAAGCTGATCAAACCACCAAGGAAAGCTGGCACCTATCAAGATGCAAAGAATATAGACAAATCCAAGTACTGCGCTTTCCATCAGAAGCACGGCCACAACACTGATGATTGTGTAGTCGCCAAGGACCTTTTAGAACGATTGGCAAGGCAGGGACACCTCAACAAATACATTGGGGGTCACATCCAAAAGCGTGCCCCCTTCCACAACAAACGATTCCCCCGAACAACCAAACCGAGGAAAAGATAA